In Terriglobus sp. TAA 43, a single window of DNA contains:
- a CDS encoding PadR family transcriptional regulator: protein MVGEFEYLLLTAAARLGEQAYGAAIRRLLAEVGRPVSIGALYTTIDRLEQKGLVTTWMGEATAERGGRAKRMVKVTAEGLREAEEFYSTITMISRDVSWVKR, encoded by the coding sequence ATGGTGGGTGAGTTTGAATATCTGCTTCTGACGGCTGCAGCGCGCTTAGGCGAGCAGGCGTATGGTGCTGCGATTCGCAGATTGTTGGCAGAGGTGGGTAGACCAGTTTCTATTGGAGCGCTTTACACCACAATCGATCGGCTGGAGCAGAAGGGGCTGGTCACCACGTGGATGGGCGAGGCCACGGCGGAACGCGGTGGTCGTGCGAAACGCATGGTGAAGGTGACCGCCGAAGGATTGCGAGAGGCGGAAGAGTTTTACAGCACCATCACGATGATCAGCCGCGATGTTTCGTGGGTAAAACGATGA
- the der gene encoding ribosome biogenesis GTPase Der has translation MAPEKKRLGKKHRSAVTRPHKGATPKGAKAGASTVGGASPKGRKGIAAKKSAAFSQSKVRTQSPARQKGRAITGAQMAPGALPKAERERLGIPEPTRAPKGSRGMGSSAEVQERRLVHRAALSDPETENAFASTLPMIEEAQRPSDAIAAPLFAICGRPNVGKSTLFNRLTGTRRSIVGDEPGITRDRIYGEVDWEGRVLRIVDTGGVVPDDEALIPREIFRQAQIALDEAEAIVQVVDGRAELTLPDIDLARLLIKSGKPVFLAVNKMDTEKIAPQAESFRTLGYKDVFPVSGEHGLGMGDLMDAVAAALPQTEPEEAEELEEVWEDESATDEEAPRERKLRSHGEHVSKETSIAIIGRPNVGKSTLLNALTGSGRAIVSPIAGTTRDAVDETVERNGHSFRFVDTAGIRRKGKTTLMAEKLSVIMARKHLEAADVALLVIDATEGVTGLDANIGGYAHESGRSVVIVVNKWDAVTTNREDGQAPADQKVYTEQVRHALKYLDYAPLIFISARDGINVDEVFKKVQLVARERRKRISTGQMNKFLDNVEFEKAGVPYNKRLRIYYMTQAAVAPPTFILFTDRDVKLHFSYERFLENQIRAQWRFIGSPIWFKVRARNKKSEK, from the coding sequence ATGGCACCGGAAAAGAAGCGGCTCGGAAAAAAGCATAGGTCGGCGGTGACGCGGCCGCACAAGGGGGCCACCCCTAAGGGGGCCAAGGCTGGTGCGTCGACGGTGGGTGGTGCTTCGCCGAAGGGGCGTAAGGGTATCGCCGCCAAGAAGTCTGCCGCGTTCAGCCAGAGCAAGGTGCGTACACAGTCGCCTGCCCGGCAGAAGGGTCGCGCCATTACCGGGGCACAGATGGCTCCCGGGGCGCTGCCCAAGGCGGAGCGTGAGCGGCTGGGGATTCCTGAGCCCACGCGGGCGCCCAAGGGGTCGCGTGGCATGGGTTCCAGCGCGGAGGTGCAGGAGCGGCGTCTGGTCCATCGCGCTGCCCTGAGCGATCCGGAGACGGAGAACGCCTTCGCCAGCACACTACCCATGATCGAGGAGGCGCAGCGTCCGTCCGACGCCATTGCCGCGCCGCTGTTCGCCATCTGCGGACGCCCCAACGTGGGCAAGAGCACCCTGTTCAACCGCCTGACCGGCACGCGCCGCTCCATTGTGGGCGACGAGCCGGGCATTACGCGTGATCGCATCTACGGCGAGGTGGATTGGGAAGGACGCGTGCTCCGGATTGTGGACACGGGCGGCGTGGTGCCGGATGATGAGGCACTGATTCCGCGGGAGATCTTCCGGCAGGCACAGATTGCGCTGGATGAGGCCGAGGCGATTGTGCAGGTCGTGGACGGTCGCGCGGAGCTGACGCTGCCGGACATTGACCTGGCGCGACTACTGATCAAGAGTGGCAAACCTGTCTTCCTGGCCGTGAACAAGATGGACACGGAGAAGATTGCGCCGCAGGCCGAGAGCTTCCGCACGCTGGGTTACAAGGATGTGTTCCCGGTCAGCGGTGAGCACGGGCTTGGCATGGGCGACCTGATGGACGCTGTTGCTGCCGCGCTGCCGCAGACCGAGCCAGAAGAGGCAGAGGAACTGGAAGAGGTCTGGGAGGATGAATCCGCCACAGACGAAGAGGCTCCGCGTGAGCGCAAGCTGCGTTCGCATGGCGAGCATGTCTCCAAGGAGACGAGCATTGCCATCATTGGCCGTCCGAACGTGGGCAAGTCCACGCTGCTGAATGCTCTTACCGGATCAGGACGCGCTATTGTGTCGCCGATTGCGGGAACTACACGCGATGCCGTGGACGAGACTGTGGAACGTAATGGCCACAGCTTCCGGTTCGTGGATACCGCAGGTATTCGTCGCAAGGGCAAGACGACTCTGATGGCAGAGAAGCTATCGGTGATCATGGCACGTAAGCACCTGGAGGCCGCGGACGTGGCGCTGCTGGTGATTGATGCCACAGAAGGTGTTACCGGACTGGACGCCAACATTGGCGGCTATGCGCACGAGAGCGGCCGCAGCGTGGTGATTGTGGTGAACAAGTGGGACGCTGTGACCACGAACCGCGAAGACGGACAGGCTCCTGCGGACCAGAAGGTGTACACGGAACAGGTTCGGCACGCGCTGAAGTATCTGGATTACGCTCCGCTGATCTTCATCAGTGCGCGTGATGGCATCAACGTGGACGAGGTGTTCAAGAAGGTGCAGCTTGTGGCACGTGAGCGTCGTAAGCGTATTTCGACCGGTCAGATGAACAAGTTCCTGGACAATGTGGAGTTCGAGAAGGCTGGTGTTCCGTACAACAAGCGTCTTCGCATCTACTACATGACGCAGGCTGCGGTTGCGCCGCCGACGTTCATCCTGTTCACAGATCGCGATGTGAAGCTGCACTTCAGCTATGAGCGGTTCCTGGAGAACCAGATTCGTGCGCAGTGGCGCTTTATCGGATCACCGATCTGGTTCAAGGTGCGAGCGAGGAATAAGAAGAGCGAGAAGTAA
- a CDS encoding ATP-dependent DNA helicase, with protein sequence MPAFAATEKLPTLHEFFAPGGVLAQSSLSYEHRQGQYEMAKAVEAALQDRRHLVVEAGTGTGKTLAYLLPALRLARERGQRVIISTGTKNLQEQLFFKDIPFLESLLGPLKVCYMKGRGNYVCKQKLYALQQTSSLLTEFTELDHFGKIVEWESQTETGDRAEIVGLPEPSPLFSKLDARSEACLGQSCPNFEPCYITAMRRKALESDIIIVNHHLFFADLNIRQQAAGAPDAGILPDAAAVIFDEAHEMEAVASDYFGVAISQQRCEELARDVEIMLRAKKVSSSSIESATNGLRERSRAFFGSLPMNGFELGRQPFRDRPGFLEERGDSYASYLTALDRLRDELELVKDVEEVNGLKRRVTELRTSSTFLMEAEDPNTVFWIERRAAGGVKNFSRTHAGQPMAYHTYLQATPIDVSEILNTTLFKDFSSVVLTSATLTVQGGFEHIAKRVGLVGARELAVPSHFQYNKQALLYLPPYMPDPRDPDFLNQAAEKMRRVLELSRGRAFCLFTSYAQMKTLYERMLVELPYPLLLQGQAPRKALLDEFRSTPNAILFGTSSFWQGVDVQGDQLSCVIIDRLPFAVPSDPVMQARMEAIEAEGGKPFHDLQIPQAVITLKQGFGRLIRSASDRGVLMLLDSRIQRQSYGKIFLDSLPPYKLTQDINDVESFFDRA encoded by the coding sequence ATGCCCGCATTTGCCGCAACCGAGAAACTGCCCACGCTGCACGAGTTCTTCGCGCCGGGCGGCGTGCTCGCTCAGTCATCGCTGAGCTATGAGCATCGCCAGGGGCAGTATGAGATGGCCAAGGCTGTCGAGGCGGCGTTGCAGGATCGTCGCCATCTTGTTGTGGAGGCCGGCACAGGAACCGGTAAGACGCTGGCGTATCTTCTACCTGCGCTAAGACTGGCACGCGAGAGAGGCCAGCGCGTCATCATCTCCACCGGCACGAAGAACCTGCAAGAACAGTTGTTCTTCAAGGACATTCCGTTTCTTGAGTCACTGCTGGGACCACTCAAGGTCTGCTACATGAAGGGCCGCGGCAACTACGTGTGTAAGCAGAAGCTCTATGCACTGCAGCAGACGTCATCGTTGCTTACCGAGTTCACAGAACTCGATCACTTCGGCAAGATCGTCGAGTGGGAGAGCCAAACAGAGACGGGCGACCGCGCTGAAATTGTCGGGTTGCCGGAGCCTTCTCCGCTGTTCTCCAAGCTGGATGCGCGCAGCGAAGCGTGCCTGGGGCAAAGCTGCCCGAACTTCGAGCCGTGCTACATCACGGCGATGCGTCGCAAGGCGCTTGAGAGCGACATCATCATCGTCAATCACCACCTGTTCTTCGCGGACCTGAATATCCGTCAACAGGCAGCAGGCGCGCCAGACGCAGGCATTCTGCCGGATGCCGCAGCGGTAATCTTCGACGAAGCGCATGAGATGGAAGCCGTGGCCAGCGACTACTTTGGCGTGGCCATCTCGCAACAGCGTTGTGAAGAACTGGCGCGCGATGTGGAGATAATGCTGCGCGCCAAGAAGGTCTCGTCGTCCAGCATTGAAAGTGCAACGAATGGTTTGCGTGAACGCTCACGTGCTTTCTTCGGATCGCTTCCGATGAACGGCTTTGAGCTAGGCCGCCAGCCGTTTCGTGATCGTCCCGGATTCCTGGAAGAACGCGGAGATAGTTATGCAAGCTACCTAACCGCTTTGGATCGGCTGCGCGACGAGTTAGAGCTCGTCAAGGATGTGGAAGAGGTCAACGGACTGAAGCGTCGTGTGACGGAACTGCGCACCTCGTCCACCTTCCTGATGGAGGCAGAAGATCCAAACACAGTTTTTTGGATAGAACGCCGCGCAGCCGGTGGGGTGAAGAACTTCTCGCGCACGCACGCGGGCCAACCCATGGCGTACCACACGTATCTGCAGGCCACGCCCATTGATGTGTCTGAGATTCTCAACACCACGCTGTTTAAAGATTTCAGTTCGGTTGTACTGACCAGCGCAACGCTGACCGTACAAGGCGGGTTTGAACACATTGCCAAGCGCGTGGGCCTGGTGGGCGCGCGCGAACTTGCCGTGCCATCGCACTTTCAGTACAACAAGCAGGCGCTGCTGTATCTGCCGCCTTACATGCCCGATCCACGCGATCCGGATTTTCTGAACCAGGCTGCAGAGAAGATGCGTCGCGTATTGGAGTTAAGCAGAGGCCGCGCGTTCTGCCTCTTCACCAGCTATGCGCAGATGAAGACGCTCTATGAACGAATGCTTGTGGAATTGCCGTATCCGTTGTTGTTGCAAGGGCAGGCGCCACGCAAGGCGTTGTTGGACGAATTTCGATCCACACCGAATGCCATTCTCTTTGGCACCTCCAGTTTCTGGCAGGGTGTGGACGTGCAGGGTGATCAGCTAAGCTGCGTCATCATTGACCGATTGCCATTCGCAGTGCCGAGCGATCCGGTGATGCAGGCGCGCATGGAGGCGATTGAAGCCGAAGGCGGCAAGCCGTTTCATGATCTGCAGATTCCGCAGGCAGTCATCACGTTGAAGCAGGGCTTCGGACGATTGATCCGCAGCGCCAGCGACCGTGGCGTTCTGATGTTGTTAGATAGCCGCATCCAACGACAGAGCTACGGCAAAATATTCCTCGACAGCCTGCCACCCTACAAACTGACACAGGACATCAACGACGTAGAAAGCTTCTTCGATCGCGCATAG
- a CDS encoding YqaA family protein: protein MYHLHALATLLQTAQDAVPQAAPHHVGWLKHFTQTTQAFFERFGLWGLAAIALLDSAMLPMPWQYLLISDVNSHPSTWLLYPLVAAVASSVGSLVPFYVGRVGGEIFLLGKINRERYERLRDRFERQEFLAIFIPAIGPPPTPFKLFEFCAGVFEMKPALFLLAAFLGKLIQYGAYAFLTHKYGPTVIQVIMHGAHTHGQLMRMVIGVVLVLLVVWVLRKVFDRRKGTRLPIEDGIEDGKTVIVEE from the coding sequence ATGTATCACCTGCACGCACTCGCAACCCTGCTGCAAACCGCGCAAGACGCGGTCCCGCAAGCCGCACCTCATCACGTCGGATGGCTCAAGCATTTCACCCAGACCACCCAGGCGTTCTTTGAGCGCTTTGGCCTGTGGGGACTCGCCGCCATTGCGCTGCTGGATTCCGCCATGCTACCCATGCCGTGGCAGTATCTGCTGATCTCCGACGTGAACAGCCATCCCTCTACATGGCTTCTCTATCCGCTGGTGGCAGCAGTAGCGTCCAGCGTTGGCAGCCTGGTGCCGTTTTATGTGGGTCGTGTGGGCGGTGAAATCTTCCTGCTGGGCAAGATCAACCGCGAACGCTACGAGCGTTTGCGTGATCGTTTCGAGCGGCAGGAGTTTCTGGCGATCTTCATCCCTGCTATCGGTCCACCACCAACGCCGTTCAAGTTGTTTGAGTTCTGCGCAGGCGTGTTTGAGATGAAGCCAGCGCTGTTTCTGCTGGCGGCATTCCTGGGCAAGCTGATTCAGTACGGCGCGTACGCCTTCCTGACCCATAAATACGGCCCGACTGTGATTCAAGTCATCATGCACGGCGCGCATACACATGGCCAGTTGATGCGCATGGTCATCGGCGTAGTGCTGGTGCTGTTGGTCGTGTGGGTTCTGCGTAAGGTCTTTGATCGCCGCAAAGGAACGCGGCTTCCGATTGAAGACGGCATTGAAGATGGCAAGACCGTCATCGTGGAAGAGTAA
- a CDS encoding cell envelope integrity protein TolA — protein sequence MPPYQTPSDEPTQDTPQPEENPRSGNRRGMGRYGDLEQHELIMLLDEVDDERTRARFREAVYISVIVWLILGWVMIYGPRYLWHAPVIVMAPDNEKRSTMTYLDTPPDLKDQLKRIKPAPNISAHSTESQSPKPNPQVQPTPQAGTPAPPMPKQAPQAAPQQAAPAPQQQQAPPQQVAKNTPPTPTPPVPHPQPMVDSPAPNPSNNNRPNFGQGSQSAASQIAQAARGSRNAGDSGDYGSVGRGQQGGAKQGVQILSDTQGVDFGKYLQRLLSDVRRNWLPLIPEECRPPLNKQGITGVRFTILPDGKISVMHLDYSTHDVAIDRAAWGSITALGQAQPLPKEFHGPNLELRIEFRINKDNPDAQ from the coding sequence GTGCCGCCATACCAGACACCCTCTGACGAACCTACCCAGGACACACCCCAGCCCGAGGAGAATCCTCGTTCCGGAAATCGCCGCGGCATGGGCCGTTATGGCGATCTGGAACAGCATGAGCTCATCATGCTGCTGGACGAGGTAGACGACGAGCGCACACGCGCACGCTTCCGCGAAGCTGTTTATATCTCCGTCATCGTCTGGCTCATTTTGGGCTGGGTCATGATCTATGGTCCGCGTTATCTATGGCATGCGCCTGTTATCGTCATGGCGCCGGACAACGAAAAGCGGTCTACCATGACCTATCTGGACACGCCGCCGGACCTGAAAGATCAACTCAAGCGGATAAAGCCTGCGCCCAATATCAGCGCGCACAGCACTGAATCGCAGAGCCCCAAGCCGAATCCGCAGGTGCAGCCGACACCACAGGCCGGAACGCCTGCACCCCCCATGCCGAAGCAGGCCCCTCAGGCTGCGCCGCAACAGGCCGCACCCGCTCCACAGCAGCAACAGGCTCCGCCCCAGCAAGTAGCTAAAAACACACCGCCCACGCCCACTCCGCCGGTGCCGCACCCGCAGCCCATGGTGGATTCGCCTGCGCCGAACCCCTCCAATAACAACCGTCCTAACTTCGGCCAGGGTTCGCAGAGCGCCGCATCGCAAATCGCGCAGGCCGCTCGTGGATCGCGCAATGCAGGCGACAGCGGCGACTACGGCTCCGTGGGCCGTGGCCAGCAGGGTGGCGCCAAGCAGGGCGTGCAGATTCTCAGCGACACGCAGGGCGTCGACTTTGGCAAATATCTTCAGCGCCTGCTCTCGGATGTTCGTCGAAATTGGCTGCCGCTGATTCCGGAAGAGTGCCGCCCACCGCTCAACAAGCAGGGCATTACCGGCGTTCGGTTCACCATCCTCCCCGACGGCAAGATCAGCGTGATGCATCTGGATTACTCCACGCATGACGTCGCGATTGACCGCGCAGCATGGGGTTCCATCACGGCACTGGGCCAGGCACAGCCTCTGCCCAAGGAGTTCCATGGACCCAACCTGGAACTGCGCATCGAATTCCGCATCAACAAAGACAATCCCGACGCGCAATAA
- a CDS encoding TonB-dependent siderophore receptor: MRPFLPVSFALALSSVAVMHTVAEDPHPATKPAVNAAVEPAPAGCDGHRGTPRRLSGVVTDPTGASVPHAQITLTCGTLRTQITADAAGTYAVTVPYGEYKIDVEAPNFGTASQKVNIADSTSGTVLNPVLQIGNVRSAVTVTATEGNEFATPVSSGGTKTDLPLAEVPQAISVINRSLMDSQEVVKLDDALKNVPGVIAGGYYDGWDYYRIRGFDASFNTYIDGLRGGNGMMEETWGLESVEVLKGPSSALYGQSVLGGLVNIVTRKPVPDFFVHAQVTAGSFNFVDPAVDIGGSLTSSRTVYGRLAALYHSANTFVDYTYRHRYYFAPSLTWKPRTSTWLTLTGRFQRDNGRQGMPLPAIGTVLPNPGNGILPISTYIGELEANANKMSQANQQFGVQFHHSFSDNLILRENARFAWYQQDWSRIYYPGFLGADNRTLYRYPYSYHGPWQTHETDTNIEGRAKFLGMEHSALLGLDFFRNPTIGKGWSIDFNDPSQYEPLDLYKPVYGQNPVQSLIVASDTKTVTQYTGLYLQDHIRLPKHVTITGGGRFDWAKNESRGSANQNGHGVTPRFGVTWQAFGQTTVYASFSKSYLPQSGLVYVDANTSTYLPPERGQQWEGGVKSSFLSGKLLASGALFQLDRKNVATANQAVPNFYLVTGAQRSRGVELEATLHPLAGWNIVSSYAFINAIVTNDTTLPPGTPTLNAPKHLFNVWSTYEIPRGPVRGLTFGFGGRHYTDQSGDLANSFRLPAYGIVDASASYRRGHAMWQVNANNITNKRWYAGSYNDLYVKPGEPRVIRGTMSWNF; the protein is encoded by the coding sequence ATGCGCCCGTTTTTGCCAGTTTCGTTTGCCCTCGCGCTTTCCTCCGTCGCCGTGATGCACACGGTTGCCGAGGATCCACACCCCGCCACAAAACCCGCAGTGAACGCTGCCGTAGAGCCCGCGCCTGCGGGTTGCGACGGCCACCGTGGCACGCCCCGCCGTCTCTCTGGTGTCGTCACTGATCCCACGGGCGCCAGCGTCCCACACGCACAAATCACCCTCACCTGCGGCACCCTGCGCACGCAGATCACCGCCGACGCAGCCGGAACCTATGCCGTCACCGTGCCCTACGGTGAATACAAAATCGACGTGGAAGCGCCCAACTTCGGCACAGCTTCGCAGAAGGTCAACATCGCCGACTCCACCTCAGGTACCGTGCTGAATCCTGTCCTGCAGATCGGCAACGTCCGCAGTGCCGTGACCGTCACGGCTACCGAAGGCAATGAGTTTGCAACGCCCGTCAGTAGCGGCGGCACCAAAACCGACCTGCCCCTGGCAGAGGTGCCGCAGGCCATCAGCGTGATCAATCGCAGTCTCATGGACTCGCAGGAAGTGGTGAAGCTGGACGACGCGCTAAAGAACGTCCCCGGCGTCATCGCAGGCGGTTATTACGACGGCTGGGACTACTACCGCATCCGCGGCTTCGACGCCTCGTTTAACACCTACATCGACGGCTTACGTGGCGGCAACGGCATGATGGAAGAGACATGGGGCCTGGAGTCCGTCGAAGTGCTCAAGGGACCGTCTTCCGCACTCTACGGCCAAAGCGTTCTCGGTGGCCTCGTGAACATCGTCACACGCAAGCCCGTACCGGACTTCTTCGTCCACGCACAGGTCACCGCAGGTTCATTCAACTTCGTCGATCCCGCCGTCGACATCGGCGGTTCGTTGACCTCTTCGCGCACGGTCTACGGCCGGCTCGCTGCGCTGTATCACTCTGCGAACACCTTCGTGGACTACACCTACCGCCACCGCTACTACTTCGCGCCGTCGCTCACATGGAAGCCACGCACCTCAACATGGCTCACACTCACAGGCCGTTTCCAGCGTGACAACGGCCGACAGGGCATGCCTCTGCCCGCCATCGGCACAGTGCTCCCCAATCCCGGCAACGGCATCCTGCCCATCTCCACGTACATCGGCGAACTTGAAGCCAATGCGAACAAGATGTCGCAGGCCAATCAGCAATTCGGCGTGCAGTTCCACCACAGCTTCAGCGACAACCTGATCTTGCGCGAGAACGCGCGCTTCGCCTGGTACCAGCAGGACTGGAGCCGCATCTACTACCCAGGATTCCTCGGCGCAGACAACCGCACGCTCTATCGCTATCCGTACAGCTATCACGGGCCGTGGCAGACGCATGAGACGGATACCAACATCGAGGGCCGCGCCAAGTTCCTCGGCATGGAACACAGCGCGCTGCTCGGCCTCGACTTTTTCCGCAACCCCACCATCGGCAAGGGTTGGTCCATCGACTTCAACGATCCCAGCCAGTACGAACCACTGGATCTGTACAAGCCTGTCTACGGGCAAAACCCGGTGCAATCGCTGATCGTGGCTTCCGATACGAAGACCGTCACGCAGTACACCGGCCTGTATCTGCAGGACCACATCCGCCTGCCAAAGCACGTGACGATCACCGGTGGCGGACGCTTTGACTGGGCTAAAAATGAAAGCCGTGGCTCCGCAAATCAAAACGGTCATGGCGTTACGCCTCGCTTTGGTGTTACATGGCAAGCCTTCGGCCAGACCACTGTGTACGCCAGCTTCAGCAAGTCGTATCTGCCGCAATCCGGCCTCGTCTACGTCGACGCCAACACCAGCACCTATCTGCCACCCGAACGCGGACAGCAGTGGGAAGGAGGCGTAAAGTCGTCTTTCCTCAGCGGCAAGCTGCTCGCCTCTGGTGCACTTTTCCAACTCGATCGCAAGAACGTTGCCACGGCTAACCAGGCAGTTCCTAACTTCTACCTCGTCACCGGCGCGCAACGCAGTCGCGGCGTAGAGCTTGAGGCAACGCTCCATCCGCTGGCCGGTTGGAACATCGTCTCGTCGTACGCATTCATCAACGCTATCGTCACCAACGACACCACGCTGCCCCCAGGCACGCCTACGCTGAACGCGCCGAAACATCTCTTCAATGTGTGGAGCACCTACGAGATTCCGCGCGGCCCCGTGCGCGGTCTTACGTTCGGTTTTGGCGGACGCCATTACACCGATCAATCCGGCGATCTTGCTAACAGCTTCCGTCTGCCCGCATACGGCATCGTGGACGCATCGGCCAGCTATCGTCGAGGTCACGCCATGTGGCAAGTGAACGCCAACAACATTACCAACAAGCGTTGGTACGCCGGCAGCTACAACGACCTGTACGTCAAACCCGGCGAACCACGCGTGATTCGCGGCACCATGTCCTGGAACTTCTAG
- a CDS encoding sulfatase-like hydrolase/transferase codes for MKTVSFLSLRNFLVLSLLCALRLPAQQQTPVRNVVLVMTDGMRWQEIFRGADETLLTPENYYNKRDVAPLKQQFLAATAEERRRKLMPFFWEHFGATGFIFGDQDAGSTASVTNGKNFSYPGYSETLTGHPDPRIDSNDDKPNPNLTVLAWLNHRPKFKGSVAAFGAWQTIANAVNPEKCGCVDNAAYDPLVISPMPPALAVLNAVKRDSPREWDDETVDAPTFYTAMEYVKAKKPHVLYISLGETDEWAHAGNYGEYLLSANRADQYLKQLWDLLQSMPEYRNSTALIFTTDHGRGTVGKAWQTHGEKTPESKDIFIAVSAPGLKGKGVQKNAALVTQSQVAATLARFLGEDWKAAEPKAGEALPLK; via the coding sequence ATGAAAACCGTGTCGTTTCTGTCGCTTCGAAATTTTCTTGTTCTTTCTCTGCTCTGTGCGCTGCGTTTGCCCGCGCAGCAACAGACGCCTGTCCGCAACGTGGTACTGGTCATGACGGACGGTATGCGCTGGCAGGAAATCTTCCGCGGCGCAGACGAGACGTTGCTGACGCCGGAGAACTACTACAACAAGCGTGACGTTGCGCCGCTGAAGCAGCAGTTCCTGGCAGCTACGGCTGAGGAGCGTCGCCGCAAGCTGATGCCGTTCTTCTGGGAACACTTTGGTGCCACCGGCTTCATTTTTGGCGATCAGGATGCCGGTTCCACGGCGTCCGTGACGAACGGCAAGAACTTCTCCTATCCCGGATATTCGGAGACGCTGACGGGGCATCCGGACCCTCGCATTGATTCGAATGATGACAAGCCGAACCCGAACCTGACGGTGCTGGCGTGGTTGAATCACAGGCCGAAGTTCAAGGGCAGCGTTGCGGCGTTTGGCGCGTGGCAGACGATTGCCAATGCCGTGAATCCGGAGAAGTGCGGCTGCGTGGACAATGCGGCGTACGATCCGTTGGTGATTTCGCCGATGCCACCTGCGCTGGCGGTACTGAATGCGGTGAAACGCGATTCGCCGCGCGAATGGGACGACGAAACGGTAGATGCGCCTACGTTCTACACCGCGATGGAGTACGTGAAGGCAAAGAAGCCGCATGTGCTGTACATCTCCCTGGGCGAGACCGATGAGTGGGCGCATGCAGGGAACTACGGCGAGTATCTGCTGTCAGCAAACCGGGCCGACCAGTACCTGAAGCAGCTTTGGGATCTGCTGCAGTCCATGCCGGAGTATCGGAACTCCACCGCTCTGATCTTCACCACCGACCATGGCCGTGGCACCGTGGGCAAAGCCTGGCAGACGCATGGCGAGAAGACACCGGAATCGAAAGATATCTTTATTGCAGTGAGCGCGCCGGGTCTGAAAGGCAAGGGCGTCCAGAAGAATGCGGCGTTGGTCACGCAGTCGCAGGTGGCGGCTACGCTGGCACGTTTTCTGGGTGAGGACTGGAAGGCTGCGGAGCCCAAGGCGGGGGAAGCTTTGCCTTTGAAATAG
- the rpsU gene encoding 30S ribosomal protein S21 — MAEVRLQEGEPLENALRRFKRKVQQEDIIKEVKRHSFYLKPGEKKRVKEALARKRNRKKVRKEQD, encoded by the coding sequence ATGGCAGAAGTACGTCTCCAAGAGGGCGAACCCCTTGAGAATGCACTGCGCCGCTTCAAGCGGAAGGTTCAGCAGGAAGACATCATCAAGGAAGTCAAGCGCCACTCCTTCTACCTGAAGCCCGGCGAAAAGAAGCGCGTCAAGGAAGCATTGGCACGCAAGCGGAATCGCAAGAAGGTTCGTAAGGAACAGGATTAA